Proteins encoded in a region of the Mycolicibacterium neoaurum genome:
- a CDS encoding bifunctional PIG-L family deacetylase/class I SAM-dependent methyltransferase — MVDARPFTHREAGTDEPTWLLAPGWDDVPRLDLGSLTRGCARFVVLAPHPDDETLAMGATLADLGTAEVEVIVVFATHGGEGPGSTPRRIEAERAMGTLGAHVRTVWWDLPDGGLPAAEQELARRLTELVDARTVLLAPAECDGHSDHDAAGRAAEAVARNSSATLLNYPVWMWHWATPADIDWKRVRTLSPSLAALRIKESAINCYTSQLDASGDAPIVGASVLRRAHRAFETVLLPADPDLARRAAGHVLGPRARNDVAQPFDAMLAGGEDPWHLDDFVYERRRLGLVLACLGRERYQRVLEIGCATGQLSEELVGRADIVVALDASARALQVARQKTDAVQWIWGAVPADLPNERFDAIILSEVGYFLDGPALVATLRAARRRLTARGEIVLAHWRGPTRDIPLDGPAVHRQAAALMDLPLRARYEDVDLIVEVWGEPVSVYREYRGAS, encoded by the coding sequence ATGGTTGACGCCCGGCCGTTCACCCACCGTGAGGCAGGCACCGACGAGCCGACCTGGTTGCTGGCCCCCGGCTGGGACGATGTGCCGCGACTGGACCTCGGCTCGCTCACCCGCGGCTGTGCCCGATTCGTCGTGCTGGCACCGCATCCCGACGATGAGACGCTGGCAATGGGTGCGACCCTTGCCGACCTGGGGACCGCGGAGGTCGAGGTCATCGTGGTCTTCGCAACCCACGGTGGTGAGGGTCCGGGATCGACCCCGCGACGCATCGAGGCCGAGCGCGCGATGGGCACGCTGGGCGCGCACGTGCGCACCGTGTGGTGGGATCTGCCCGACGGCGGTCTGCCCGCTGCCGAGCAGGAGCTGGCCCGCCGGTTGACGGAACTGGTCGACGCGCGCACCGTGCTGCTCGCCCCTGCCGAATGCGACGGGCACTCCGATCACGATGCCGCCGGCCGCGCGGCCGAGGCGGTCGCCAGGAATTCGTCGGCCACACTGCTGAACTATCCGGTCTGGATGTGGCACTGGGCCACTCCGGCAGATATCGACTGGAAAAGGGTGCGCACGCTGTCGCCCAGCCTCGCCGCCCTGCGGATCAAGGAATCTGCCATCAACTGTTACACCAGTCAATTGGATGCATCCGGAGACGCCCCGATCGTCGGAGCCTCGGTGCTACGCCGCGCCCACCGGGCCTTCGAGACGGTGCTGCTGCCGGCCGACCCGGATCTCGCGCGTCGGGCGGCCGGTCACGTGCTCGGCCCCCGCGCCCGCAATGATGTCGCCCAGCCGTTCGATGCCATGCTTGCCGGTGGTGAAGACCCCTGGCATCTCGATGATTTCGTCTATGAGCGGCGTCGACTGGGCCTGGTTCTCGCCTGTCTCGGCCGGGAGCGATATCAGCGCGTGCTGGAGATCGGATGCGCGACCGGGCAGTTGTCGGAGGAGCTGGTCGGCCGTGCCGACATCGTTGTGGCCCTCGATGCCAGCGCGCGTGCCCTCCAGGTTGCACGTCAAAAAACCGATGCTGTGCAATGGATCTGGGGTGCAGTACCGGCGGACCTTCCGAACGAGCGTTTCGATGCCATCATCCTTTCCGAGGTCGGGTACTTCCTGGACGGTCCGGCACTGGTCGCCACCCTGCGGGCCGCCCGGCGGCGGCTGACCGCCCGCGGCGAGATCGTGCTGGCGCACTGGCGTGGACCGACGCGGGACATCCCGCTCGACGGTCCGGCGGTGCATCGGCAGGCGGCCGCACTGATGGATCTGCCGCTGCGCGCACGCTACGAGGACGTCGACCTGATCGTGGAAGTCTGGGGTGAACCCGTGTCGGTGTACCGAGAGTACCGAGGCGCATCATGA
- a CDS encoding glycosyltransferase produces the protein MTAIHHVEVVVPARNEQDHIIDCLDSIVRAGAALGAEEPGTSWAITVVLDCCTDDTGPLAARFGVHLLTTDTCVVGTARKVGTAAAINRAVGCGHTLDRIWLACTDADTIVPDHWLTRQLAMAAEGADAVIGTVVPAGLGPETYSRWLRRHDLTEGHPHVHGANLGFRADVYLRAGGFPEWASGEDVKLVQQIRAITPRWVATHHTSVHTSGRTDSRVEGGFASFLDELGKEAI, from the coding sequence ATGACCGCCATCCATCATGTCGAGGTGGTGGTGCCCGCCCGGAACGAGCAGGATCACATCATCGATTGCTTGGACAGCATCGTCCGCGCCGGTGCGGCCCTCGGCGCCGAGGAACCGGGTACGTCGTGGGCGATCACCGTCGTTCTCGACTGCTGTACCGATGACACCGGACCGCTGGCAGCCCGATTCGGTGTTCACCTGCTGACCACCGACACCTGCGTGGTCGGTACCGCGCGGAAGGTGGGTACCGCGGCGGCGATCAACCGCGCCGTCGGTTGCGGGCACACACTCGACAGGATCTGGTTGGCCTGTACCGATGCCGACACCATCGTGCCAGACCACTGGCTGACCCGGCAGCTCGCGATGGCGGCCGAGGGCGCGGACGCGGTCATCGGGACGGTCGTTCCCGCTGGGCTGGGACCGGAAACGTACAGCCGGTGGTTGCGTCGCCACGACCTGACCGAAGGTCACCCCCATGTGCACGGAGCCAATCTCGGATTCCGGGCCGATGTCTACCTGCGCGCAGGCGGATTCCCCGAGTGGGCCTCCGGGGAGGATGTGAAGCTGGTGCAGCAGATTCGGGCGATCACCCCGCGCTGGGTCGCCACCCATCACACCAGCGTGCACACATCCGGTCGGACCGACTCGCGCGTCGAGGGTGGATTCGCCTCGTTCCTGGACGAACTAGGGAAGGAGGCGATCTGA
- a CDS encoding glycosyltransferase, whose amino-acid sequence MRIAVIGPSRNPVAAPYAGGQERFTAILADGLRARGHRIELWARAGTDRKLADRLHVMPGTPDLSAVASQDPNMPEPSFLDDQVAYLAVMRDLLCRNDIDIVINQSLHQLPLALAPALGIPVVTTLHTPPFPWMEVGAWLAGPDAHMVAVSKALRTQWETLSRVSVISNGVDPQLFPPGPGGDHLAWAGRLTPEKGADIAISVARAAGLPLRLAGPIADPQWFAEVIRPMLGGKVEYLGQLADAELAQMYGASLATLVTPCWEEPFCLVAAESQMCGTPVVGVRRGGLAEVVSGPGGVLVDPGVGVADRLAAAIASAGAADRHAVAESARERLDCARTVDSYEQLLCAAIEFNTVEVPAMCCTQVSVGGPDG is encoded by the coding sequence ATGCGCATCGCCGTCATCGGCCCGTCCCGCAATCCCGTCGCCGCGCCCTACGCCGGCGGCCAAGAACGTTTCACCGCGATCCTTGCCGACGGACTTCGGGCTCGTGGTCACCGGATCGAGCTGTGGGCGCGCGCGGGCACAGACCGCAAGCTGGCCGACCGGCTTCATGTCATGCCAGGCACGCCGGATTTGTCGGCCGTGGCGTCGCAGGACCCCAATATGCCAGAGCCGAGCTTTCTCGACGACCAGGTCGCTTATCTGGCAGTGATGCGAGATCTGTTGTGTCGAAACGATATCGATATCGTGATCAATCAGAGTCTGCATCAGTTGCCGTTGGCTCTGGCTCCCGCGCTGGGGATACCGGTGGTGACCACATTGCACACCCCGCCGTTCCCGTGGATGGAGGTCGGCGCGTGGTTGGCGGGCCCGGACGCGCACATGGTGGCCGTCAGCAAGGCATTGCGGACGCAGTGGGAGACCCTCAGTAGGGTATCGGTGATATCCAATGGGGTTGACCCACAGCTGTTTCCACCTGGGCCGGGTGGTGATCACCTTGCCTGGGCCGGGCGGCTCACCCCGGAGAAGGGTGCCGACATCGCCATCTCCGTGGCGCGGGCCGCGGGCCTACCGTTGCGACTGGCCGGACCCATCGCCGACCCGCAGTGGTTTGCCGAGGTGATCCGTCCGATGCTCGGGGGCAAGGTCGAATACCTCGGGCAATTGGCTGACGCGGAGCTGGCGCAGATGTACGGCGCCAGCCTGGCGACGCTGGTGACACCATGCTGGGAAGAACCGTTCTGTCTGGTGGCGGCCGAATCCCAGATGTGTGGGACGCCGGTGGTCGGCGTGCGCCGCGGTGGGCTCGCCGAAGTGGTCAGTGGTCCCGGCGGGGTCCTGGTGGACCCCGGCGTCGGGGTGGCCGACCGGCTGGCCGCTGCCATCGCCTCGGCGGGCGCAGCCGACCGGCATGCGGTCGCGGAGTCGGCGCGCGAACGTCTCGACTGTGCGCGCACCGTCGACAGTTACGAGCAGCTGCTCTGCGCTGCAATCGAATTCAACACAGTGGAGGTGCCGGCAATGTGCTGCACACAGGTATCGGTCGGAGGGCCCGATGGTTAG
- a CDS encoding STAS domain-containing protein, whose amino-acid sequence MVSGSHCDIGARQIDAVTVVAVVGTLDSVTAPQLESAIADAVTAAAGAIVVDLGGVDFLSSAGMGVLMGAHADLTPARRFAVVADGPATSRPLRLVGIADVVGLFATLDEALDAVTGGDV is encoded by the coding sequence ATGGTTAGCGGATCGCACTGCGATATCGGGGCGCGTCAGATCGACGCGGTCACGGTGGTGGCGGTCGTCGGCACCCTGGATTCGGTGACCGCTCCGCAGCTGGAGTCGGCCATCGCCGATGCCGTGACCGCGGCAGCGGGTGCCATCGTCGTCGACCTGGGCGGCGTGGACTTCCTTTCCTCCGCGGGGATGGGCGTGCTGATGGGCGCACACGCGGATCTCACCCCGGCGCGCCGCTTCGCCGTGGTCGCCGATGGTCCGGCCACCAGTCGGCCGCTCAGGCTAGTCGGAATCGCCGACGTCGTCGGGCTGTTCGCCACCCTGGACGAGGCGCTCGATGCGGTGACCGGAGGTGATGTTTAG
- a CDS encoding MFS transporter, whose translation MDTSTEATEPPPAEVRRAVAASATGNATEWFDYGIYAFGVTYISAAIFPGDTQRATLLALMTFAVSFLVRPLGGFVWGPLGDRIGRKHVLALTILLMAGATLGVGLVPSYATIGMWAPVLLVFLRMVQGFSTGGEYGGAATFMAEYAPSRRRGYLGSYLEFGTLAGFSLGASLMLGCSLLLNEDQMSSWGWRLPFLVAAPLGLIGVYLRSRLDETPVFKEVAESADTAADTTTQFRELIADYWRPILRLGGLVVALNVVNYTLLTYMPTYLEGTIGLSKDVSLVVPIIGMVSMMVFLPLAGMLSDRLGRKPLWWFSLAGLFVAGVPMFMLMGTGPAGAIIGFAVLGLLYVPQLATISATFPAMFPTQVRFAGFAIAYNVSTSIFGGTAPAVNEWLIGATGTNLVPAFYMMAACAIGAIALAGMPETARCPIDGTQTPGTASAPPPLDYEVSSSGR comes from the coding sequence GTGGATACGTCCACCGAGGCCACCGAGCCGCCGCCCGCGGAGGTCAGGCGGGCGGTGGCCGCCTCGGCCACCGGTAACGCCACCGAATGGTTCGATTACGGAATCTATGCCTTTGGTGTCACCTATATTTCGGCGGCGATCTTTCCCGGTGACACACAGCGGGCCACCCTCTTGGCACTGATGACCTTCGCGGTGTCCTTCCTGGTGCGTCCGCTCGGCGGCTTCGTGTGGGGACCGCTGGGTGACCGGATCGGACGCAAACATGTTCTGGCGCTGACCATCCTGCTGATGGCGGGTGCCACGCTGGGCGTCGGCCTGGTTCCGTCCTACGCCACGATCGGGATGTGGGCCCCGGTGCTGCTGGTGTTCCTGCGGATGGTCCAGGGCTTCTCGACAGGTGGCGAGTACGGCGGTGCGGCGACCTTCATGGCCGAGTACGCGCCGTCCCGGCGACGTGGGTACTTGGGCAGTTATCTCGAATTCGGGACCCTGGCTGGTTTCTCGCTGGGGGCATCGCTGATGCTCGGCTGCTCGCTGCTGCTCAATGAGGATCAGATGAGCTCATGGGGGTGGCGGCTGCCGTTCCTGGTCGCGGCGCCGCTCGGGTTGATCGGGGTCTATCTGCGTTCGCGCCTCGATGAGACACCGGTGTTCAAGGAGGTTGCCGAGTCCGCCGATACTGCCGCGGACACCACAACTCAGTTCAGAGAGTTGATCGCCGACTATTGGCGACCCATTCTGCGCCTCGGCGGGCTCGTCGTCGCGCTCAACGTCGTCAACTACACCCTGCTGACGTATATGCCGACGTATCTGGAAGGCACGATCGGCCTCTCGAAGGATGTATCGCTGGTGGTTCCCATCATCGGCATGGTGTCGATGATGGTCTTCCTGCCGCTAGCCGGCATGCTGTCAGACAGGCTGGGTCGAAAGCCACTGTGGTGGTTCTCCCTTGCCGGATTGTTCGTGGCCGGGGTGCCGATGTTCATGTTGATGGGCACTGGTCCGGCGGGCGCGATCATCGGCTTCGCGGTGCTCGGTCTGCTGTATGTGCCGCAGCTGGCCACGATCTCGGCCACCTTCCCGGCGATGTTCCCGACCCAGGTGCGCTTCGCCGGTTTCGCGATCGCCTATAACGTGTCGACGTCGATCTTCGGCGGAACCGCGCCTGCCGTCAACGAGTGGCTCATCGGTGCGACTGGCACCAACCTCGTCCCGGCGTTCTACATGATGGCGGCGTGTGCGATCGGTGCGATCGCCCTGGCCGGGATGCCCGAAACCGCGCGGTGCCCCATCGACGGCACGCAGACCCCCGGAACCGCTTCCGCGCCACCGCCGCTGGACTACGAGGTCAGCTCAAGCGGCCGCTGA
- a CDS encoding class I SAM-dependent methyltransferase — protein sequence MVRTEGDSWDLASSVGATATMVAAGRAIASAAEDPLIDDPFAAPLVRAVGIPAFTMMVDGSVDLAEIAPDSAAQVRSNIDEMAVRTKFFDDYFMAAGESGVRQAVILAAGLDARAYRLPWPDGTTVYEVDQPAVIEFKTRTLADLGATPTAQRRTVPVDLRDDWPAAMRAAGLDPDQPTAWCAEGLLIYLPPEAQDRLFDNIHALSAPGSTVATEFVPGMKDFDPEKARAAAATFSKLGLEMDMPSLVYRGERTSAADYLSPRGWQMTQTARADLFARYGLDKPDLGAGDVLGEIIYISGRLS from the coding sequence ATGGTGCGCACCGAGGGCGACAGCTGGGATCTGGCATCCAGCGTGGGTGCCACGGCGACCATGGTGGCGGCCGGCCGGGCCATCGCCAGCGCGGCAGAAGATCCGCTCATCGACGATCCGTTCGCCGCGCCGCTGGTGCGTGCGGTCGGCATCCCGGCGTTCACCATGATGGTCGACGGTTCCGTCGACCTGGCCGAGATCGCTCCCGACTCAGCGGCGCAGGTTCGCTCGAACATCGACGAGATGGCGGTCCGGACAAAGTTTTTCGACGACTACTTCATGGCGGCGGGTGAATCCGGGGTCCGCCAGGCGGTCATCCTGGCCGCGGGGCTGGATGCACGTGCATACCGGCTCCCGTGGCCCGACGGCACCACCGTCTACGAGGTCGATCAGCCCGCAGTCATCGAATTCAAGACCCGCACTCTGGCCGACCTCGGTGCCACACCGACCGCCCAGCGGCGCACGGTGCCGGTGGATCTGCGCGACGACTGGCCCGCCGCGATGCGGGCCGCAGGGCTGGATCCCGACCAGCCCACCGCGTGGTGCGCCGAGGGGTTGCTGATCTATCTACCGCCGGAGGCGCAGGATCGGCTGTTCGACAACATTCATGCGCTCAGTGCCCCCGGAAGCACCGTGGCCACCGAGTTCGTGCCGGGTATGAAGGATTTCGACCCGGAGAAGGCGCGCGCGGCCGCCGCGACGTTCAGCAAGCTGGGCCTGGAGATGGACATGCCTTCCCTTGTCTACCGGGGTGAACGCACCTCGGCCGCAGACTATCTCAGCCCTCGCGGCTGGCAGATGACGCAAACGGCCCGGGCCGATCTGTTCGCCAGGTACGGCCTCGACAAGCCCGACCTCGGCGCCGGCGACGTGCTCGGCGAGATCATCTACATCAGCGGCCGCTTGAGCTGA
- a CDS encoding class I SAM-dependent methyltransferase, translating into MARTDGDTWDLASSVGATATMVAAARAMASSGPNPVIDDPYAAPLVRAVGVDFFTKLVDGEITESELGDDPQMNIARFANGMAARTRFFDDFYADAAGAGVRQAVILAAGLDARAYRLAWPAGTVVFEVDQPEVIEFKTRTLADLGATPTADRRTVAVDLRDDWVSALRSAGFDPAAPTAWIAEGLFGYLPPEAQDRLLEVITEHSAPGSRLAAEAVPGISEEQQEQARERMQAVRDQWSDHGFDLDFSELVYLGDRTDADTHLVELGWQTSALTTNALLERYGLPVPDEQEQFGHPSYITAIKQ; encoded by the coding sequence ATGGCACGCACCGACGGCGACACCTGGGACCTGGCCTCCAGCGTGGGCGCCACCGCGACGATGGTGGCCGCCGCCCGCGCGATGGCCTCGTCGGGACCCAATCCCGTGATCGACGACCCCTACGCCGCTCCCCTGGTTCGCGCGGTCGGCGTCGACTTCTTCACCAAACTCGTCGACGGTGAGATCACCGAGTCCGAGCTGGGCGACGACCCGCAGATGAACATCGCCCGCTTCGCCAACGGCATGGCGGCGCGCACCCGGTTCTTCGACGACTTCTACGCCGACGCGGCCGGTGCCGGCGTGCGCCAGGCGGTCATCCTGGCCGCCGGCCTCGATGCGCGCGCATATCGGCTCGCGTGGCCGGCAGGCACCGTGGTCTTCGAGGTCGACCAACCCGAGGTCATCGAGTTCAAGACCCGTACCCTGGCCGACCTGGGTGCCACGCCGACCGCGGACCGCCGCACCGTCGCCGTCGACCTGCGTGACGACTGGGTGAGCGCGTTGCGCTCGGCCGGTTTCGACCCGGCGGCTCCGACGGCGTGGATCGCCGAGGGGCTGTTCGGTTATCTGCCACCCGAGGCACAGGACCGGCTCCTTGAGGTCATCACCGAGCACAGCGCGCCGGGCAGTCGATTGGCCGCCGAAGCCGTGCCGGGGATCTCCGAGGAGCAACAGGAGCAGGCACGCGAGCGGATGCAAGCCGTCCGCGACCAGTGGTCCGATCACGGATTCGACCTGGACTTCAGCGAATTGGTCTATCTCGGCGACCGCACCGATGCCGACACCCACCTGGTCGAACTCGGCTGGCAGACCTCCGCCCTCACCACGAATGCGCTGCTTGAGCGCTACGGCCTGCCCGTGCCCGACGAGCAGGAGCAGTTCGGGCACCCGTCCTATATCACCGCCATCAAGCAGTAG
- a CDS encoding MspA family porin, with product MHYLAPNTPKKWHRIPVIVAACLVAAATAAGPASADPSTDAAISPVAANSDPTDAPPPPPPGAMPSAAPGVLTTPDGWVLNVVGKDESLAPVAPLTGAPTSREYLVNGTFTGAIAGSGSTTLAGGTLEAGYQIGCGIAQDDIESITGGGISPFITPPFGFKSGLRPEFLFPIGVTANLTQQMKIDLKPGTVNIVPVGKKSFKGENPRVSITGFRIKIDGCAGQSFIRSYATLTSSTDNTDDVITYLGVTKAV from the coding sequence ATGCATTACTTGGCGCCGAATACACCGAAGAAATGGCATCGCATTCCTGTGATCGTGGCGGCCTGCCTGGTCGCCGCCGCCACCGCGGCCGGACCGGCATCGGCGGACCCGTCGACCGATGCCGCGATCTCTCCGGTTGCGGCGAACTCGGACCCCACGGACGCACCGCCGCCCCCGCCGCCAGGGGCCATGCCCTCGGCCGCGCCCGGAGTTCTCACCACACCGGATGGCTGGGTGCTCAATGTCGTCGGCAAGGACGAGTCGCTGGCGCCGGTCGCGCCGCTGACCGGCGCCCCCACCTCACGTGAGTATCTCGTGAACGGAACCTTCACCGGAGCGATCGCCGGCTCGGGAAGCACTACGTTGGCCGGCGGCACGCTGGAGGCCGGTTACCAGATCGGTTGCGGTATCGCCCAGGACGATATCGAGTCGATCACCGGCGGCGGCATCTCACCGTTCATCACCCCGCCGTTCGGTTTCAAGTCGGGCCTGCGACCCGAGTTCCTCTTTCCGATCGGCGTCACGGCCAATCTGACCCAACAGATGAAGATCGACCTCAAGCCCGGGACGGTCAACATCGTGCCGGTGGGAAAGAAGTCCTTCAAGGGCGAGAACCCTCGCGTCTCGATCACCGGTTTCCGGATCAAGATCGATGGCTGTGCCGGGCAGTCCTTCATCAGGTCCTACGCCACGCTCACCAGCTCGACCGACAACACCGATGACGTCATCACCTATCTCGGCGTGACCAAAGCCGTCTGA